In Flavobacterium sp. GSB-24, the genomic window GCTCATCATCAAATTTAATTTCAGTTTTAGTGGGATGTATATTGATATCAATTGTATTTGGCGGTACTTGCAGGTACAAAAAGTAACTAGGCTGCGCACCATCTTTCAATAATCCGTCATAAGCAGACATTACTGCGTGATGCAGATAACCACTTTTTATAAAACGATCGTTTACAAAAAAGAACTGCTCTCCCCTATTTTTCTTAGCAAATTCAGGTTTACAAACAAAACCCTGCACATTTATAATTTCGGTATCTTCATTTACTGGAACCAATTTTTCGTTGGTTTTACCAGACATTATACCTACAATTCGCTGGCGATATCCCGCAGCAGGAAGATTGTACATCTCACTTCCATTGTGGTAAAAACTAAAATGAATATTTGGATGCGCTAAAGCCACACGCTGAAATTCGTCCATTACATGGCGAAACTCAACTGTATCTGATTTTAAGAAATTACGACGAGCCGGAATATTAAAAAACAGGTTTTTAACTGCAAATGAAGTTCCTTTTGGAAGAACTGCCACTTCTTGCGAGACAAATTTACTTCCTTCGATTACAATATGAGTTCCAAGTTCATCTTGATCTTGTTTGGTTTTCATTTCCATGTGCGCAATCGCAGCGATAGAAGCCAAAGCTTCTCCACGAAAACCTTTGGTGCCAAGCGAAAATAAATCTTCGGCCTGGCGTATTTTGGAAGTTGCATGGCGCGCAAAACACAAACGCGCATCTGTAACCGTCATTCCAATACCATTATCGATAACTTGTACTAGTGATTTACCAGCATCTTTTATTATCAATTTAATATCAGTTGCTTTGGCATCAACAGCATTTTCTAACAATTCTTTTACAACTGAAGCGGGTCTTTGAACCACTTCTCCAGCAGCAATTTGGTTAGCAACGTGATCAGGAAGCAATTGAATAATACTCGACATTAAGCAAAAATAATTTTAAAGTTTAGATTAGTTTCTATAAACCAAGAAGTACAAATTTAGTGAATTTTGATTGGGTTTTAGAATAAGAATAATCATAAAAAAAACAAAAACTACAACAGTCTATAAAACAGAATGATTGCGCGTTAGACACAAAAGAACTAGTTCATTTTCTTTATTTCATCCAAGGTATAAACCTTGTATTCCATTCCCATTTCTTTTGCATTTTCCTCAACTGTAGTTGTAAAACCCGCTTTCCTTCTTCGATCGTTAACTCTAGTAGGGTTTTCAATTGGCGAGACGTAATTAAAAAACTCTTTTTTTCCTGTTTCTTTATTCGTTATTTGTTTCATCTGACCTTGCGTTCCATAAATCTGTTCTTTTCCTTGTTGCGTTAAAAAACGATCTTGCATTTTAGCAAAGTAGGTAAAAGGTATCTCTTTCTTTTTCGCTTCTTTCTCAATCATTGACAAATATTCTCCAATTTTAGAACTGTGTTGAATAACATACCACGCAGCAATATTGGTTGGTTCGCCAACTAAGCTTTTTCCTGGATAACCATATAGTTTTATAAGTTCTTCAACCTTAATCAAATTAAGAGAATCTCGTTTTTTCATCTCTAGCCAAATGCCCTTTCTAAAATTCGGATCATTTTCACGACTAAGGTCTTTTACGATTTCTTTTTTTCGATCCTCAGAAGTATCAAAATTGATATATTCCCTAAGAATTTGATCTGATTTCATAATTGAATCAAGTTCTCTTTTCAAATTTTCATTGATTTTATTTTGAGCATAACTTAGACTGAAGCATAAAATAAAAACGTAAAGTAGATATTTTTTCATAGAAAATAAATTAAAAATCAACTCAAATGTAATATAATTCCGAATTCGATGCGACTTAACACAATCACAAAAAAAGCATAAAAAAACCTAC contains:
- a CDS encoding DUF6624 domain-containing protein, which gives rise to MKKYLLYVFILCFSLSYAQNKINENLKRELDSIMKSDQILREYINFDTSEDRKKEIVKDLSRENDPNFRKGIWLEMKKRDSLNLIKVEELIKLYGYPGKSLVGEPTNIAAWYVIQHSSKIGEYLSMIEKEAKKKEIPFTYFAKMQDRFLTQQGKEQIYGTQGQMKQITNKETGKKEFFNYVSPIENPTRVNDRRRKAGFTTTVEENAKEMGMEYKVYTLDEIKKMN